The genomic window TCGCGCTCGCACAGCTCGAGGTCGAACCCACAGCGGTCGACGCCAACGTCGAGCGGGCGCTCGAGGCGGTCTCGCGGGCCGCCGAGCGGGGAGCCGATCTGGTCGCGCTCCCGGAGCTGTTCAACGTCGGGTACTTCGCGTTCGACAGCTACGGTCGCCTCGCCGAGCCCCTCGAGGGGGAGACGCTCACGCGGCTCCGCGAGGCGGCTGCCGATCACGGGATCGCCGTCCTGGCGGGGAGTATTGTGGAGGATCTCGCGGCTACCGAGACCGCCGACACCCCGGCCGACGAGGGGCTCGCCAACACCGCGGCGCTGTTCGACGCCGACGGCGAGTTGCAACTGGTCTACCGGAAACACCACCTCTTCGGCTACCAGTCGGCCGAGTCGGAACTGCTCGTCCCCGGCGAGCGGATCGAGACGGCGACCGTCGCCGGCGTTCCCGTCGGCGCGACGACCTGTTACGACCTGCGGTTCCCGGAACTGTACCGGCGGCTGATCGACGCCGGCGCGGAACTGGTCCTCGTCCCGAGCGCGTGGCCCTATCCGCGGATCGAACACTGGGAGACGCTTTCGCGCGCGCGAGCGATCGAAAATCAGGCCTTCGTCGCGACGATCAACGGCTCGGGTCGGTTCCCCGACGAGGACGCGACGCTGCTCGGCCGTTCGACCGTCTACGACCCCTGGGGGACGACGCTGGCCTCGAGCGGCGACGAACCGACGCTGGTCGTCGCCGACCTCGATCTCGGCGCGGTCGACCGGGTTCGCGAGGAGTTTCCGGCGCTTCGAGATCGGCGTCTCTAGCCAACCTTTTACGCTGTCGTTCGAGAGAGCGGAGGTCTCTCGTCATCAAGCGAACCCTTCAGTTTCGCGGACAGCGAGGGACCGGAGGTCCGCTCTCGGCCGCAGCGCGTTCACCGATTCGGCGACCGCTGACTTTTTATTCCATCACGGCATTTGTCCGGATGCCGGTTTACGGCGCTTTTCACGTCACGACCGGCACTGCGCGTCGCTCCGGCCCGTCGCATGCTCGTTTCCCGGGAACGAGCACCTCTCGCCCGCGTCCACATCTCCGCCTCTCCCTCGTCCACGTCCCTTTCGTTGTTCACATCCGCTCGAGAAGCCTCGCGTTCGGCCGCGATGGCTGTCGCTGTGGCGGATCTTCATCAGTAGACGACCCATTGCGAAAAAGTAACGTAGTGGGTTCGCATGTGGTTTAGTCAGGAATGTTTCGGAAGGTTCTCGTGGCGAACCGCGGGGAGATCGCGGTTCGAGTGATGCGCGCGTGCGAGGAGTTGAACATCGGAACCGTCGCTATCTACTCCGAGGCCGACAAAGACTCGGGGCACGTCCGCTACGCCGACGAGGCGTACAACGTGGGTCCGGCCCGCGCGGCCGACTCGTATCTCGATCACGAGGCCGTCATCGAGGCCGCCCGGAAGGCCGACGCCGACGCCATCCACCCCGGCTACGGCTTCCTCGCGGAGAACGCCGAGTTCGCGGGCAAGGTCGAGAAAGCGGAAGGGATCACCTGGATCGGTCCGTCCAGTTCGGCGATGGAGTCGCTGGGCGAGAAGACCAAGGCCCGCACGATCATGAGCGAGGCCGACGTGCCGATCGTCCCCGGGACGACCGACCCCGTCACCGACCCCGAGGAAGTCAAGGAGTTCGGCGAGGAACACGGCTACCCGATCGCCATCAAGGCCGAGGGCGGCGGCGGCGGCCGCGGGATGAAGGTCGTCTGGGAGGAAAGCGAGGTCGAGGACCAACTCGAGAGCGCCCAGCGCGAGGGCGAGGCCTACTTCGGCAACGATTCGGTCTACCTCGAGCGCTACCTCGAGCAGCCCCGCCACATCGAGGTCCAGATCCTGGCCGACGAACACGGTAACGTCCGCCACCTCGGCGAGCGGGACTGTTCGCTCCAGCGCCGTCACCAGAAGGTCATCGAGGAGGGGCCGTCGGCGGCCCTCTCGGACGAACTGCGCGAGGAGATCGGCGAAGCCGCTCGTCGAGGCGTCGCCGCCGCGGAGTACACCAATGCCGGCACCGTCGAGTTCCTCGTCGAAGAGGAGGACCGCGAGGCGGGCGAACTGCTCGGTCCCGACGCGAACTTCTACTTCCTCGAGGTCAACACGCGGATTCAGGTCGAACACACCGTCACCGAGGAGATCACTGGGATCGACATCGTCAAGCGCCAGATCCAGATCGCCGCCGACGAGGAGATCGACTTCGACCAGGACGACGTCGAGATCGACGGCCACGCGATGGAGTTCCGGATCAACGCCGAGAACGCGGCCAACGACTTCGCGCCCGCGACCGGCGGACGGCTCGAGACCTACGACCCGCCGGGCGGGATCGGCGTCCGACTGGACGACGCGCTCCGGCAGGGCGACGACCTCGTCACCGACTACGACTCGATGATCGCGAAACTGGTCGTCTGGGGCGAGGACCGCGACGAGTGTATCGAGCGCTCCCTGCGCGCGCTGCGAGAGTACGAGATCGCGGGCATCCCGACGATCATCCCGTTCCACCGGCTGATGCTCACCGACGAGGAGTTCGTCGCGAGCACGCACACGACGAAGTATCTGGACGAGGAGATCGACGAGAGCCGCATCGAGGAGGCCCAGGAGCAGTGGGGCGGCGACACCGGCGACGGGTCCGGCGAGGACGAGGAGGGCGTCGAACGCGAGTTCACCGTCGAGGTCAACGGCAAGCGCTTCGAGGTCGAACTCGAGGAACACGGCGCGCCGGCCATTCCGGCCGGCGACGTCGACGTCGGCGGCGGGGCCGAGCCGCCACAACCCGCCGGCGGCTCCAGTGAGAGCGGCGAAATCGAGGGCAGCGGCGAGACCGTCGACGCCGAGATGCAGGGGACGATCCTCGACGTCAAAGTCGAGGTCGGCGACGAGGTCGCCGCCGGCGACGTGCTGGTCGTCCTCGAGGCGATGAAGATGGAGAACGACATCGTCGCCTCCAAGGGCGGCACCGTCACCGAAATCGCCGTCGAGGAAGACCAGAGCGTCGACATGGGCGATACGCTAGTCGTCCTCGAGTAAGATCGCCGGGTCGCTGTTCTCCGTTTTCGCCTCGATACCGAGCGTCGCTGGTCTCGACGCTCGGCCGACGGCGTCGGCGCCACGACATTAGTGAATATGTGCGGACGAACCGCCAAGTAGCCGCTCTCGGAACGGTCGTACGCGCGGCCCGACGAATTCGGGTGACGGGGTCGCGCGGCCGGATCGGCGACGGGACGGTCAGCGCGTCGATGCGGTTTCGAACCGGACGACTCGCGGGGTGGAGCCGCGTCGGTTCGGGGTGGTGCCCGAATCCGATGGACTCTGGTCAGTCATTGGGCTTTCGCCCGCGGACTCCGGTTTTTTCGGTCTCGTCCCTTCGCTCCGTTCCGTAACAGCAGCTGCGCCGAACGGAAACGGTGCGGCGACGAATCGCTACCGGTTGCCGACTCGAGATCAGTCCCCGACTGCGACGTCCCAGTCGCTGTCGCCGTCCCACGGGAGGGGACCGTCGTAGCCGTCGGGAACGTACGGACAGAGCGGGTCGCTCGCCAGCGGATCGCCGGTCGTCGCGAACGCCCGCGAGCGACTCCCGCCGCAGACGTGGCGGTACGGACAGGCCCCGCACTTGCCGGAGAGGTTGTCGCGGTCGCGCAGTTCTCGGAAGAGATCCGACTCGCGATAGAGTTCGGTAACGGGACGTTCCCGGACGTTCCCGGCGGATTCCGGCAGGAAGCCGGAGGGGAAGACCTCGCCGGTGTGGCTCACGAAGGCGAAGCCGTCTCCGGCGACGATTCCGCCGCGGCGTTTGAGTCCCGGATTCGCCCCGCTACCATCTCCGTCGGGAGCCGCGTCCGTAACTTCGCCGTCCGCTCGAGCGCGCTGGCGTTGCATCGAGACTCGGCGGTAGTGTGGCGCTTCGGTCGTCTTGAGGCCGAACGGCTCCTCGTCGCTGACCTCGTCGAGCCAGGCCATCACGGCGTCGGCCTCGTCGGGATCGATCGGCTCTAAGATCCGCCCGCGGCCGACGGGAACGAGGAAGAAGACGCTCCACATCACGGCGCCGAGCTCCCGCAGGAGGTCCCTGATTTCGGGGAGTTCGCCGACCGTCTGGCGACAGACGGTGGTGTTGACCTGAACCGGGAGGCCCGCCGCCTCGGCGTCCTCGACGGCGCGAATGGTCTCCTCGAAGCTGCCGGTTTCGCCGCGGAACGCGTCGTGGCTCTCGGGGGAAGCGCCGTCGATGCTGACGGCCATCCGCTTGAGCCCGGCGTCGGCCATCGCCTCGATGCGGTCCGCGGTCAGCGAGCCGGTGCCGCTCGGCGTGATCGTCATCCGGAGCCCCAGGTCGTCGCCGTGGGCGATCAGCTCCTCGACGTCGTCGCGCACGAGGGGGTCGCCGCCCGAGAGGACGACCAGCTGTCCGTCGCCGAACTCGGCGGCGTCCTCGAGCAGCCGTTTGCCCTCGGCGGTCGAGAGCTCGTCGGGGTGGCGGTTCGGCCGGGCGTCGGCCCGACAGTGATCGCAGGCGAGTCCGCAGGCCTGGGTGAGTTCCCAGATGAGGACCATCGGTCGGTCGGACGTATCGAGAGTTCCGGGTCGCATTATCGGGAATCGGCGTCGATCGGTCGAAAACCTCCCCGTCGTTCCCGACCGGCGGGAACACCCGTCGCTCGAGTCGAACCGGTTCGGCCGTTTCCCGGAGTGTTCCCACCGGGTGGGAGTTTGGGGGACGGTTCTACGACCCCCGTCCGTACCGAGCGATATGGTCGAGAAGGCACGACGCGAGCGAGTGGACGCCGACGAACGGGGGAACCCGACGCGACAGTGGGAAGTCTTCCTGCGCGAGGAGCCCGGCGATCCGCTGCGACACGTCGGCAGCGTCGCGGCCGGCAGCGAGACCGAGGCCCACGAACACGCCTCGCGGCTGTTCGGCTGGTACGCCGTCGACGTCTGGGTCTGTCCGGCAGACGCGGTCGGACGGTACTCGACGCGCGGGTTCGGCGAGTCGGAGCAACCCGACGGAGATGGCGGCGACGATACCGATACCGACGGTGACGGGGACGCTGACGACAGCGACGACGAGGAACCGCGCGTCTACAAGGAGACCGCCGGCGCCTCCGAGGTGAACAGCCTGTGATCTCGATCAGCAAGCTCCTCTGTGACCTCGACGCCGAGGGCGACGGGCTGCGCTACGACGCGGCCGACGGCTCCTCGAAGCCCCAGATCACCGAGGAGAAACAGCGCAGGCCCGTCGTCGTCTGGAACGCCACGCGGCGGTGCAACCTCTACTGCTCGCACTGTTACGCCGGCGCCGACCTCGAGGCCGCGCCCGGCGAGTTCTCGACGAGCGAGGCGAAGACCTTCCTCGAGGGGTTGGCCGACTACGGCGCGCCGGTGATCCTCTTCTCGGGGGGCGAACCGCTCGTTCGGGACGACCTGATCGAACTCGTCGATTACGCCGCGGATCTCGGCCTGCGGCCGGTGCTCTCCTCGAACGGGACTCTCCTGACGCGGGAGAAGGCCGAGGCGCTGCAGGACGCCGGACTGCAGTACGCCGGCATCTCCGTCGACGGCCTGCCCGAGCGCAACGACGAGTTCCGCGGAAAGGACGGCGCGTTCGAGGCCGCCGTCCGCGGCATCGAGAACTGTCTCGACGTCGGCCTCAAGACCGGCCTGCGGTACACGATCACCCAGGCCAACGCGCCTGACCTCGAGGGGGTGGTGGACCTGCTGGTCGAGAAGGGGCTGGACCGCTTCTGCTTCTACCACCTCGACTACGGCGGCCGCGGGGCCGAGATCGTCGACGCCGACCTCTCGCCGCAGGCGAAACGCGAGGCGATCGAGCGGGTCGCCGACCTCACGCTCGAGTACCACGACCGCGGCGAGGAGATCGAGACCCTGCTGGTCGGCAACTACGCCGACGCCGCGTTCCTCGTGGAGTACGCCCGCGAGGAGTTCGGCGAGGCGAAGGCGCGGGCGGTCTACGACTACCTCGAGCGAAACGGCGGCGACCCGACGGGCGAGCGGATCGCCGACGTCGACTACGCGGGCAACGTCCACCCGACGCAGTTCTGGCAGGGCTACAGCCTCGGCAACGTCCGCGACCGACCGTTCGGTGAGATCTGGGAGGACGAGTCCAATCCGCTGCTCGAGGCGCTACGGAACCGCGAGGAGCGGCTGAACGGGAAGTGCGCGGACTGTCAGTACAAGTCGATCTGTCGGGGCGCGTCGCGGCTTCGCGCGCTCGCGACGACGGGCGACCTGTTCGCGCCGGATCCGCAGTGTTACCTCCGGGACGACGAGATTCACGGCGAGAAGTCGGGATCGGTCGCGGGCGGCGCCGCGGACTGATTGTTCGGCCGTCGATCGGGTCGCCCGTCGACCGTCTTCGGCCGTCGACGGGCGTTACTCGTCCGTTTCGCCGACGTGAACGCGAGTCACGTGGCCGCCACAGCCACAGCGGTCGACGTACTCGAGGTCGATCCCATCGAACGCGGCCTCGAGTTCGTCCCAGAGATAGGTCTCGGGCCGGCCGTGGTCGCCGTGCGTGACGAGGTTGACGTGGGTGCCCGCGGCGGTCGCCTCGACCGCGTCCATCGCCTGCGAGACGACCAGGTCGCGGTCCGCGGCGTGGTGCGGTTTCTCGAGGTTCGCCGACCACGAGACGTCGTGTTCGCGGCGGGTAACGGGCTCGACGTCGGGGTTCGCACTACCGTTGCTCATACGTGTTCGTCGGGCTCGAGCGACCGTAAGGGCTGAGACGAACCGGTTCGGTGCACGGCCGGGGACGGTCGGCGGCCGCGAGCGCCGCCGCGGTGATCAGCAACAGAACATGAACGGGTAGATCAGCGCGACGCGGTCTCCGTCCTCGAGTTCCGTCTCGAATCCCGCGAAGTGCTCGTTGAACCGGCCGTTGATGCAGACGCGGGCGAACGGACGGGTCTGGTCGCCTTCGGGGTTCTTGCGCCACGTTCCGGGGAGATCGTCCGGCACGGGCGCCCAGCCGCTGTGGGTCGCGTCCGCTTCGGTCTCCGCGATCAGCATCTCCTCGACGTCGTAGTCGTCGAAGAAGGCCTCGAGGAAGTCCCGGAGCCGCGTCCCCTCGAAGGTGTACTCGAGTTCGTGGGTTCCGACGGCGTTGCGAACGTGACCGGTACAGCGGACGGTGACCGTCGTTTGCCGGTTCGCCCGCGACGTCTCGTCCTGCGCGTTCCGCGGCTCTCGCGTCTCTCTCGTCTCTCTCGTCTCTCTCGTCTCTCGAGCGCTCGTCTGGGTCGTTTCGGCGGTCATACGCGATCGTACGGCCGGGACGAGCAACCCTCCTAGCGCGAACGTGTTCGGGTTCAACTGGACGGCGGTGGAGCACCTATCGACGGATATGAACCGAATTCCGGGCGGTCTCCGCACCGACCAGCAGCCCCCGATGGCGATCCCCCTCGGGCACTTCGTCCTCGGACTCGCCTTCCTCGTCATCGGGATCGGCGCGGAGATCGCGATGGCGGTGTCGACGCTGCCGGGGCTGGCGAGCCTCGCGCACGTCCACGTCCTCCTGATCGGCTGGATCGCGATCACCATCATGGGCGCGATGACCCAGTTCGTCCCCGTCTGGTCCGGCGTGTCGCTGTACTCGAGACGGCTCGCGGTCGTCCAACTCGCGCTCGTCGCCGTCGGACTGGTCGGCTTCGCGGCGCTCCTGCTGGCCGGCGCGCTGCCGTGGCTCCCCGTCGCCGGCGCGGCGCTCCTGCTGGGGATCTGGACGTTCGTTTACAACGTCGGCCGGACGCTGTGGCGGACCCGTCCGCTCGATTTCACGGAACGACACTTCGCGCTCGCGCTCGGGGCCTTCGCGCTCGTCGTCCCGCTGGGCTTCCTGCTGGCCGTCGACTTCACGACGCCGGTCTTCGACGCGACCGCGCTGACGCGGGGCGACGTCCTGCTCGTCCACGCGACGCTGGCGCTGCTCGGTGCCATCACGGCGACGGTCGTCGGCGCCCTCGCCCAGCTCGCGACGATGTTCACCCAGACCGACCGCAGCGCGGTCGACGAGCGGCTGCTGGGTCTCGAGCAACTCGCGTTCCCGGCCGGCGTGGTCGTCTTCGCCGCCGGACGCGGGCTCGAGTCGCTTCCGCTCGCTCGCGTCGGCGCGGTTGCCGTTCTCGTCGGCCTCGCGGCGTTCACCGTCGTCGTCGCTCGTCAGCTCGTCCGGGCGACGGTCGACCGATCGCCGATGATCGACCGGTACTGGGTCGTCGTCGCGTCGCTGTGGGCCTGGCTGGCGCTGACCGCCCCGGCGTGGTGGCTCGAGCCGCTCGGGTACGGGACGCTGTTCGGCCACCCCGACGGCGGCGCCGTGCTGGTGGTCGGCGTCTTCGCCTTCGTCGTCGTCGGCTCGCTGTACCACATCGTCCCCTTCATCATCTGGCACGAGCGCTACAGCGACCGGCTGGGCTTCGAACAGGTGCCGATGATCGACGATCTCTACGACGACCGCCTCGAGCGCGCGGACTTCGGCCTGACGCTCGTCGGCTACGTCGGGCTGGCGGCGGCTCCGCTGTTCGATCTGCCGTCGGTCGCGACGCTCGTCGCCACCGCGCTCGCGGCGGTCGGGCTCTGCCTGTTCGTGCTGAACGTGCTCTTGACGATTCACCGCCACGGCCCGAACGGACTCGCGGGCGTCCTGACGGGCGTCGTCGGGTCGGCGGACGGGGCCGAGAACGGTGCCGGGGAACCCGACGTCGACGTCGATCCCTCACCGGAGCGGTGACCGACGACTGGTGATCGACCACCGTGGTACCGGACCGGACCGAACCGGACCGGAACGGAACACCCTACTCCTCGGGATCGACCCCGACCTCCGGCTCGTACCGCTGTGATTCGATCGTGCCTGCGACGTACTCGCCGTATTCGGCGGCCGTCAACCCCCCCTGGTTGTACTCCACGGCCCACTGCGTCTCGACCGTCGCCGAGCCGTACGACGCCGGCGCGTCGTCGAGTATCGTCGCCCCCAGCGCGGCGGCCTCGTACCCCCCGCCGATCAGCGCCGCGTAGCCGCCCGCGAGCAGCCCGACGTCGTGGAGGTCTCCCTCGTCGGTGCGGTCCGTGTTGACGTACTCGAGGGCCAGCACGTCCCGGTCGCGCTCGATCGATTCGACCGCCAGGTCGTACTCCTCGAGCACCGCGACGAGTTCGTCGGGACCGGCGATATCTTTCCCTGCGAGCTCGTGAATCCGCTCCTCGACGATCTCGATCCGCTCGCGGACCGGGAGGTCGGGCACCAGTTCGGAGACCGGCCACTCCGTGTTCTGCGGGAACTCCGATCCCATCTCCTCGATACAGCCGGCGAGACCGACGGTCGCGGCGACCGCGCTCGCCCCCAACAGTCGCCGCCGGCTCGTCCGGTTCGCCGACTCCGACGCTGACCGTTTCATACGCGTTCCTCGTCGCCTCGCGGCAAAGGGATTCGTTCGGCAAGCGCCGGCACCGGGCTAAAGGACCGATTTCCCGTAGGAACGCCCACGACCGTTCCAGATGGCACTCGAGCTGTACAACGTCGGCCTCGTCGTCCTCGGGGTCGCCCTGTTCGGGATCGCCGTTCTCCCCCGATTCGTCTCCGATCGAGCGATCTCGATGCCGATCTTCTTCGTCGGTTTCGGGATGCTCGCCTTCGGGCTGCCGATCGGCCTCCCGCCGCCGGATCCCCTAGAGCAGGGGACGACGACGGAACACCTCGCGGAACTGGGCGTCATCATCGCCCTGATGGGCGTCGGGCTGAAGATCGACAGGCCGCCGGGACTGCGCGAATGGGCGTCGACGTGGCGGCTGCTCGCGATCACGATGCCGTTGTCGATCGCCGGCGCGGCGCTGGCCGGCCGGTGGCTCGGTCTCGCCGTCCCGACGGCCGTCCTGCTGGGCGCGTGTATCGCGCCCACCGACCCGGTGCTGGCGTCGGAAGTGCAGGTCGCCGGTCCCGGAATGGGAACCGAAGCGGAAGCCGACGAGGGGGCGGCCGGGATGGAAGACGAGGTCCGGTTCGCGCTCACCTCGGAGGCGGGGCTGAACGACGGGCTGGCCTTCCCGTTCACGTACCTGGCGATCGCGTTCGCGCTCGTCGGCCTCGCGCCC from Haloterrigena sp. KLK7 includes these protein-coding regions:
- a CDS encoding carbon-nitrogen family hydrolase, which codes for MIGATDERLRLALAQLEVEPTAVDANVERALEAVSRAAERGADLVALPELFNVGYFAFDSYGRLAEPLEGETLTRLREAAADHGIAVLAGSIVEDLAATETADTPADEGLANTAALFDADGELQLVYRKHHLFGYQSAESELLVPGERIETATVAGVPVGATTCYDLRFPELYRRLIDAGAELVLVPSAWPYPRIEHWETLSRARAIENQAFVATINGSGRFPDEDATLLGRSTVYDPWGTTLASSGDEPTLVVADLDLGAVDRVREEFPALRDRRL
- a CDS encoding acetyl-CoA carboxylase biotin carboxylase subunit, which produces MFRKVLVANRGEIAVRVMRACEELNIGTVAIYSEADKDSGHVRYADEAYNVGPARAADSYLDHEAVIEAARKADADAIHPGYGFLAENAEFAGKVEKAEGITWIGPSSSAMESLGEKTKARTIMSEADVPIVPGTTDPVTDPEEVKEFGEEHGYPIAIKAEGGGGGRGMKVVWEESEVEDQLESAQREGEAYFGNDSVYLERYLEQPRHIEVQILADEHGNVRHLGERDCSLQRRHQKVIEEGPSAALSDELREEIGEAARRGVAAAEYTNAGTVEFLVEEEDREAGELLGPDANFYFLEVNTRIQVEHTVTEEITGIDIVKRQIQIAADEEIDFDQDDVEIDGHAMEFRINAENAANDFAPATGGRLETYDPPGGIGVRLDDALRQGDDLVTDYDSMIAKLVVWGEDRDECIERSLRALREYEIAGIPTIIPFHRLMLTDEEFVASTHTTKYLDEEIDESRIEEAQEQWGGDTGDGSGEDEEGVEREFTVEVNGKRFEVELEEHGAPAIPAGDVDVGGGAEPPQPAGGSSESGEIEGSGETVDAEMQGTILDVKVEVGDEVAAGDVLVVLEAMKMENDIVASKGGTVTEIAVEEDQSVDMGDTLVVLE
- a CDS encoding TIGR04053 family radical SAM/SPASM domain-containing protein; its protein translation is MRPGTLDTSDRPMVLIWELTQACGLACDHCRADARPNRHPDELSTAEGKRLLEDAAEFGDGQLVVLSGGDPLVRDDVEELIAHGDDLGLRMTITPSGTGSLTADRIEAMADAGLKRMAVSIDGASPESHDAFRGETGSFEETIRAVEDAEAAGLPVQVNTTVCRQTVGELPEIRDLLRELGAVMWSVFFLVPVGRGRILEPIDPDEADAVMAWLDEVSDEEPFGLKTTEAPHYRRVSMQRQRARADGEVTDAAPDGDGSGANPGLKRRGGIVAGDGFAFVSHTGEVFPSGFLPESAGNVRERPVTELYRESDLFRELRDRDNLSGKCGACPYRHVCGGSRSRAFATTGDPLASDPLCPYVPDGYDGPLPWDGDSDWDVAVGD
- a CDS encoding Htur_1727 family rSAM-partnered candidate RiPP → MVEKARRERVDADERGNPTRQWEVFLREEPGDPLRHVGSVAAGSETEAHEHASRLFGWYAVDVWVCPADAVGRYSTRGFGESEQPDGDGGDDTDTDGDGDADDSDDEEPRVYKETAGASEVNSL
- a CDS encoding TIGR04347 family pseudo-SAM/SPASM protein, giving the protein MISISKLLCDLDAEGDGLRYDAADGSSKPQITEEKQRRPVVVWNATRRCNLYCSHCYAGADLEAAPGEFSTSEAKTFLEGLADYGAPVILFSGGEPLVRDDLIELVDYAADLGLRPVLSSNGTLLTREKAEALQDAGLQYAGISVDGLPERNDEFRGKDGAFEAAVRGIENCLDVGLKTGLRYTITQANAPDLEGVVDLLVEKGLDRFCFYHLDYGGRGAEIVDADLSPQAKREAIERVADLTLEYHDRGEEIETLLVGNYADAAFLVEYAREEFGEAKARAVYDYLERNGGDPTGERIADVDYAGNVHPTQFWQGYSLGNVRDRPFGEIWEDESNPLLEALRNREERLNGKCADCQYKSICRGASRLRALATTGDLFAPDPQCYLRDDEIHGEKSGSVAGGAAD
- a CDS encoding CGCGG family rSAM-modified RiPP protein; the protein is MSNGSANPDVEPVTRREHDVSWSANLEKPHHAADRDLVVSQAMDAVEATAAGTHVNLVTHGDHGRPETYLWDELEAAFDGIDLEYVDRCGCGGHVTRVHVGETDE
- a CDS encoding pterin cluster protein, translating into MTAETTQTSARETRETRETRETREPRNAQDETSRANRQTTVTVRCTGHVRNAVGTHELEYTFEGTRLRDFLEAFFDDYDVEEMLIAETEADATHSGWAPVPDDLPGTWRKNPEGDQTRPFARVCINGRFNEHFAGFETELEDGDRVALIYPFMFCC